A window from Streptomyces sp. NBC_00271 encodes these proteins:
- the ssb gene encoding single-stranded DNA-binding protein: MSFGETPITIVGNLTGDPELKFTEGGAALAKFTIAVTPRSFDRTSNQWKDGTTAFYRCAAWRTLAEHIADSLKKGSRVVASGRMRQHDWTTEQDEKRSMLAVEIDDIGASIRFTTVTINAKRAPQNGPASDDPWTKNSDTTGGSEYSAEPPF, from the coding sequence ATGTCGTTCGGAGAGACCCCGATCACCATCGTCGGCAACCTGACTGGTGACCCGGAGTTGAAGTTCACCGAGGGCGGGGCCGCGCTCGCGAAGTTCACCATCGCTGTCACCCCGCGCAGCTTCGACCGCACCTCCAACCAGTGGAAGGACGGCACCACCGCGTTTTACCGCTGCGCCGCCTGGCGCACGCTGGCCGAGCACATCGCCGACAGCCTCAAGAAGGGCTCCCGCGTGGTGGCCAGCGGGCGGATGCGGCAGCACGACTGGACCACCGAGCAGGACGAGAAGCGCTCCATGCTGGCCGTCGAGATCGACGACATCGGCGCCTCCATCCGGTTCACCACCGTCACCATCAACGCCAAGCGCGCCCCCCAGAACGGCCCCGCGAGCGACGACCCGTGGACCAAGAACAGCGACACCACGGGCGGCTCGGAGTACAGCGCAGAGCCCCCCTTCTAG
- a CDS encoding RRQRL motif-containing zinc-binding protein, which translates to MVSAYPYRLAPKGLATRRQLRARGLRPGGQPIAAQLMRVNRRAGGHQVAYLYRIDLAKPVRPMTSRKWGALALAMLARRTCPRCQLDVGYCIPRSYGICGLCIAVEEQRTA; encoded by the coding sequence CTGGTTTCGGCCTACCCCTACCGCCTCGCCCCGAAGGGCCTGGCCACCCGTCGTCAGCTCCGCGCCCGGGGCTTACGTCCGGGTGGTCAGCCGATCGCCGCGCAGCTCATGCGGGTCAACCGGCGAGCGGGCGGCCACCAGGTCGCCTATCTCTACCGGATCGACCTGGCCAAGCCCGTGCGGCCGATGACCTCCCGCAAGTGGGGCGCGCTCGCGCTGGCGATGCTCGCCCGCCGCACCTGCCCCCGCTGCCAGTTGGACGTCGGCTACTGCATCCCCCGCTCCTACGGGATCTGCGGCCTGTGCATCGCCGTCGAGGAACAGCGCACCGCCTGA
- a CDS encoding helix-turn-helix domain-containing protein, which produces MKWNLRMVAAQRDIWRPTQLQTVLAEVGFTPSLSKVAALWSGKPVTVRLEDLDKICAALDCTVADLMQAEPESYLASREQGERRVAGARHDHGTAVRPVPGSGRGLRGLPPN; this is translated from the coding sequence ATGAAGTGGAATCTGCGGATGGTCGCCGCGCAGCGCGACATCTGGCGGCCGACCCAGCTGCAGACCGTGCTCGCCGAGGTGGGGTTCACGCCCTCCCTCAGCAAGGTCGCCGCACTGTGGAGCGGCAAGCCGGTCACGGTCCGGCTGGAGGACCTGGACAAGATCTGCGCGGCACTGGACTGCACCGTTGCTGACCTCATGCAGGCCGAGCCGGAGTCGTATCTGGCTTCCCGAGAGCAGGGCGAACGCCGGGTGGCCGGCGCTCGACACGATCACGGGACCGCTGTCCGGCCGGTCCCGGGAAGCGGCCGCGGGCTCCGCGGGCTTCCGCCCAACTGA
- a CDS encoding tyrosine-type recombinase/integrase, with translation MRDSGSRRRLTLLTGQPEDGDAQGSGGLRDSGLADVQVLQRRAAAQTDAVDEQGFYLDTVSEYLWARDVAGLAPTTLENLVRPVMELCSFYDLVPWRLTPRHVDRFYAGQGRRRARSTVRSKLVKVDSYFAFLEQRYAGEIARRFGATVESPVDTFNRPVHRGDFGLRIPPSQRALTECFTQWRASLPATRKYQVAVRDYVMAKIAYISGVRASELCAVRLGDIHWELGQWGRFVVQGKGAGGSGKRERQAYLFAEGRELLWWYIEEIRGSFSDDATDPAAPLFPSERRPRALAAVDIAVGMPVKADAFRKALRTAGELYLPGPVTCLIPHLLRHARATHLYESGMALWDVQKVLGHIWASTTVGYLSTVQADPELAGLQSARRAVRRLSMEA, from the coding sequence ATGCGGGATTCAGGAAGTCGCCGCCGTCTGACATTGCTCACCGGGCAGCCGGAGGATGGCGATGCACAAGGCTCCGGCGGGCTGCGGGACAGCGGCCTGGCGGACGTGCAGGTGCTGCAACGGCGGGCCGCTGCACAGACCGATGCCGTCGATGAGCAGGGCTTCTACCTGGACACCGTGTCCGAGTATCTGTGGGCCCGGGACGTCGCCGGACTTGCTCCCACCACCTTGGAGAACCTGGTCCGGCCGGTGATGGAACTGTGCTCCTTCTACGACCTGGTGCCGTGGCGACTCACGCCGCGGCACGTGGACCGGTTCTATGCCGGGCAAGGACGTCGGCGGGCCCGCTCGACGGTGCGGAGCAAACTGGTCAAGGTCGACAGCTACTTCGCGTTCCTGGAACAGCGCTATGCCGGGGAGATCGCCCGGAGGTTTGGCGCGACTGTCGAGTCGCCGGTCGACACCTTCAACAGGCCGGTCCACCGTGGGGACTTCGGGCTGCGGATTCCCCCGTCGCAACGAGCGCTGACGGAGTGCTTCACCCAGTGGAGGGCATCGCTCCCGGCGACGCGCAAGTACCAGGTCGCCGTACGCGACTACGTGATGGCCAAGATCGCTTACATCTCCGGGGTCCGTGCGAGCGAGTTGTGCGCGGTCCGGCTCGGGGACATCCACTGGGAGCTGGGGCAGTGGGGTCGCTTCGTGGTCCAGGGCAAGGGGGCCGGCGGCTCGGGCAAGCGCGAGCGGCAGGCCTACCTGTTCGCGGAGGGACGCGAACTGCTGTGGTGGTACATCGAGGAGATCCGCGGCTCGTTCAGCGACGACGCCACAGACCCGGCCGCACCGCTGTTCCCTTCCGAAAGGCGACCGCGGGCGCTGGCTGCCGTGGACATCGCCGTGGGCATGCCGGTGAAGGCCGACGCGTTCCGCAAGGCGCTCAGGACTGCTGGCGAGCTCTACCTTCCAGGGCCGGTGACCTGCCTGATTCCCCATCTGCTGAGGCATGCGCGGGCGACTCATCTCTATGAGAGCGGCATGGCGCTCTGGGATGTCCAGAAGGTCCTCGGTCATATCTGGGCCAGCACTACGGTCGGCTATCTCTCGACCGTCCAGGCAGACCCGGAGCTGGCCGGCCTGCAGTCCGCACGCCGGGCGGTCCGCCGACTGAGCATGGAGGCATGA
- a CDS encoding DUF2637 domain-containing protein, which yields MSAAASVEVRSTGVDAPLTPVGVERAITALASVLTVVLTAVAFWLSYEHLQEVAAAHGMAAAVARSWAWPATVDLFIVIGELLILRASLAHRVDWWAIGLVTAGDGASIGLNVAGVGQDAGALNYVVAAVPPVAALLAFGALMRQVHAYLASRAVTGVNAPPPGVEAPSTPVIVSVDRPTATPTVEPAGRTEPLPELPALMPEIEEASTPVDVEAAPVAASSTAVDLCTPVVYTNRVDQLVRALYGTDFTQPSTARMTQAMAAVGLGASESTARTARGRVKAREPYLTDFPTAIAG from the coding sequence ATGAGCGCCGCGGCCAGCGTCGAAGTACGGTCGACGGGCGTCGACGCGCCGTTGACGCCCGTCGGCGTGGAGCGCGCGATCACCGCCCTGGCGAGCGTGCTGACGGTGGTACTCACCGCGGTGGCGTTCTGGCTGTCGTACGAGCACTTGCAGGAAGTCGCCGCCGCGCACGGCATGGCCGCAGCCGTGGCCCGCTCGTGGGCGTGGCCCGCCACGGTGGATCTGTTCATCGTCATCGGTGAACTGTTGATCCTGCGTGCCTCGCTCGCCCACCGGGTCGACTGGTGGGCAATCGGCCTGGTCACCGCAGGCGACGGAGCCTCCATCGGCCTGAACGTGGCCGGGGTCGGCCAGGACGCGGGCGCCCTGAACTACGTGGTGGCCGCGGTGCCTCCGGTGGCCGCGTTGCTGGCGTTCGGGGCGCTGATGCGGCAGGTGCATGCCTACCTTGCGAGCCGCGCGGTGACGGGCGTCAACGCCCCGCCGCCGGGCGTCGAAGCACCGTCGACGCCCGTCATCGTGAGCGTCGACCGCCCGACGGCCACACCCACGGTCGAGCCTGCGGGCAGGACGGAGCCGCTTCCCGAGCTCCCGGCGCTCATGCCAGAGATCGAGGAAGCTTCGACGCCCGTCGACGTGGAAGCGGCCCCCGTCGCCGCGTCGTCGACGGCCGTCGACCTGTGCACGCCGGTGGTCTACACGAACCGGGTCGATCAGTTGGTGCGGGCCCTGTACGGCACCGACTTCACCCAGCCCAGCACCGCCCGCATGACGCAGGCGATGGCCGCGGTGGGGTTGGGCGCGTCGGAGTCGACGGCCCGCACCGCGCGCGGTCGGGTCAAGGCACGTGAGCCGTACCTGACCGACTTCCCCACCGCGATCGCCGGCTGA
- a CDS encoding GntR family transcriptional regulator, whose translation MVEWTGKFAYQQVADDLRRRIADGEFAGTGQLPSLAQLQKTYEVTVTVARAAIRQLTTDGLAVSHQGKGAFLTPDAGRAAQLADPVGTVAELRAEVEQLRNEVGELRQRVATLEGS comes from the coding sequence ATGGTCGAGTGGACCGGCAAGTTCGCCTATCAGCAGGTGGCCGATGACCTGCGGCGACGCATCGCAGATGGCGAGTTCGCCGGCACCGGACAGCTCCCCTCGCTGGCGCAGCTTCAGAAGACGTACGAGGTCACAGTGACCGTCGCTCGCGCCGCCATCCGGCAGTTGACGACGGATGGCCTCGCTGTGAGCCACCAGGGCAAGGGCGCCTTCCTGACGCCGGACGCCGGCCGCGCCGCGCAGCTCGCCGATCCGGTCGGGACCGTGGCCGAACTGCGCGCGGAAGTCGAGCAACTGCGGAACGAAGTAGGGGAGCTTCGCCAACGCGTCGCGACCCTGGAAGGAAGCTGA
- a CDS encoding AAA family ATPase produces the protein MARKHPDWKPDLLRMHREEIGLTLEDTGEKLREIAGRHGFNIAANFQTIWGHEKGSVYPGPHYRRAYCRLYRRNEAQLGFRKALPGEDAPVESVPAPASAERKLPDQPDAVRKALSSIREGSDDVDSEALRNRIVDAWRRHTAGVNAEGPTVVLVGGYAGSGKSEFAKFLGGLTGWPILDKDSLTRPLVDQLLVSLGGEAHDRSSELYREKVRPLEYRCLMEAAWDNLNCGISAILDAPFITEFSQAEWMQRFQNRCRSKRVSVATIWVECDLESMREYIEFRGAARDAWKMAAWEEYASGLNLKMRPEGPHFVVDNRLGAAVALVDEARDVLSGGGL, from the coding sequence ATGGCTCGGAAGCACCCAGATTGGAAGCCCGATCTCCTGCGAATGCATCGCGAGGAAATAGGGCTCACCTTGGAAGATACGGGGGAGAAGCTTCGCGAAATCGCGGGGCGTCACGGCTTCAACATTGCCGCGAACTTCCAGACGATTTGGGGCCACGAAAAGGGTTCGGTGTATCCCGGTCCGCATTACCGTCGGGCGTACTGCCGTCTCTATCGTCGCAACGAAGCTCAACTCGGCTTCCGTAAAGCCCTGCCCGGAGAGGATGCCCCTGTGGAATCCGTACCGGCGCCCGCTTCCGCTGAGCGAAAGCTCCCCGACCAGCCGGACGCAGTACGTAAAGCGCTGAGCAGCATCCGTGAAGGATCCGACGATGTGGACAGTGAAGCTCTGCGCAATCGTATAGTCGACGCATGGCGTCGCCACACCGCAGGGGTAAATGCCGAAGGCCCGACCGTGGTCCTGGTCGGGGGTTACGCCGGGTCAGGGAAGTCGGAGTTCGCAAAGTTCCTCGGAGGGCTCACCGGGTGGCCGATCCTCGACAAGGACTCGCTAACGCGTCCACTGGTGGACCAACTATTGGTTTCATTGGGCGGAGAGGCGCACGACCGAAGTTCTGAACTCTACCGCGAAAAGGTCCGGCCGCTGGAATATCGGTGCCTCATGGAAGCCGCATGGGACAACCTGAATTGCGGGATTTCTGCGATCCTCGATGCTCCGTTCATAACTGAATTCTCCCAAGCTGAATGGATGCAGCGCTTCCAGAATCGTTGCCGATCCAAGCGTGTTTCCGTCGCAACCATATGGGTTGAGTGCGACCTCGAATCGATGCGCGAGTACATCGAATTCCGGGGTGCCGCGCGCGATGCCTGGAAGATGGCAGCATGGGAGGAATACGCCTCGGGACTCAACCTGAAGATGCGGCCGGAGGGCCCGCATTTCGTTGTCGACAACCGGCTTGGCGCCGCCGTGGCCCTGGTCGACGAAGCCCGTGACGTGCTGAGTGGCGGCGGGCTATGA
- a CDS encoding AAA family ATPase: protein MSPSGVILYGPPGAGKDTITAELSRLRPEFTLFQRLKAGPGRTTGYRLATAQHIEELTRAGEVLYRNSRYDAQYAIDRGEVSALVDAGRIPVLHMGQVAGARAVATFPINWVRVLLWCPEETTRQRCQVRGDKDLDARLKVWHETRQDLVDHAAEPWSLVLRTDQVSAAQAAQAIDDARLACAPAERRDVRRLVG from the coding sequence ATGAGTCCTTCCGGAGTCATCCTCTACGGCCCCCCAGGGGCCGGAAAGGACACGATTACAGCCGAGCTATCACGCCTGCGGCCGGAGTTCACGCTCTTCCAGCGGCTCAAAGCGGGCCCCGGGCGAACCACGGGCTACCGACTGGCCACAGCGCAGCACATCGAGGAACTGACGCGGGCCGGAGAGGTTCTGTATCGAAATAGCCGGTATGACGCCCAATACGCCATCGACCGAGGTGAGGTCTCCGCGCTTGTCGACGCCGGACGCATTCCCGTCCTCCACATGGGCCAGGTTGCCGGGGCTCGCGCCGTCGCCACCTTCCCCATCAACTGGGTGCGCGTTCTGTTGTGGTGCCCCGAAGAAACCACGCGTCAACGCTGCCAGGTACGCGGGGACAAGGATCTGGACGCCCGACTCAAGGTCTGGCACGAGACCCGACAGGATCTCGTGGACCATGCGGCAGAGCCCTGGTCGCTCGTCCTCAGAACCGACCAGGTCAGCGCAGCTCAGGCAGCACAGGCAATCGACGATGCCCGATTGGCTTGCGCGCCCGCTGAACGGCGCGACGTCCGTAGGCTGGTCGGATGA